The nucleotide window GTTCTTTTATTTTATCGAATATGTCAAGGATTCTCCGAGATTTAAGGTGGTAGGATCTTAGGTTCTTTTTTTCTTCACTTGCATCGCTAAATGTGAAGAAATCTGGAAAATCCTGGATGCTTTGGGTGGCCTCATCGATGTGTACAAGGCCGGCTTTTTGTAGTTCTTCGATAAGTGGGTCTCTATAGTTTCTTAGGGTTACGATCTCCACTTTCTCCATCCGTTTTGGCCAGAACAATTATTTCCCTCCATAGGTTTGTGTGGGGTATAGATTTATGGGTTGAAGTTTGGTTTTGGTTGATTCAATTGTTTTTCTCTTTGTTTTCGACTTATTATGACTAATTTCGCAATTATTTAAACCTTTCTGGGTTGTTTGGGGTATTGCATTCATGGAATTTGATTTATATGTCACTTTCTTCAACCATACCTTGTTTTTTAGAAACATACCCTGTTGACTATCTGTCGTATTTCTCCTCTTTTTCTTCTGATTATCTCTTCGATTGTGTTATCTATTGTTATTGATTTGTCTTGTGATGTTGCGGTTATTCCTGCAGCGCTATCTATTTTTTCTCCGATTTCGATTTCGATTTGTTTGTTTAGTGTTTCTTCGATTTCTTCTTTGATTAGGTTTTTGTTTTCTTTGATTAATTCGAGGTCTTTGGTGTTTGCGTTTATTATGAGTTTTTCTGTGTTTATTTCTGTGAATGATTCTTTGATTAGGTTTTGTAGTAGTTCTAGCTTTTTTTGTTCACTGTAATTTGTTATAGATGTTTTGATGTCTTCTATGATTTCGTTTATTAGTTGTTCTTTTACGTCTAGTTTTGATCTTTTGGCTTTGAGTTTTGCTTCTGCCATCATGCTTCTTTTTTCTTGTTCAATCTCTTCTCTTCTTTCATCGATTATTTCTTGTTTGTTTTTCTCTGCTTTTTCTTGAGCGTTTTTCTTTATGTTTTCTGCTCTTTCTTCGGCATTGGAGACAAGTTCACTGGCTTCTTCTTCGGCTTTATTAATTATCTCTTTTTTTAGCTTTTGAACGCCACTTTCCATCTGCATTTGTAATACACCATAATTATTTTTATCTGGTTTTTCTTTATGTTCCGATTAATAGTTCAAAGACTTCTTCTTCGGCTTTATCTGTGTTTTCTTTGGCTTTCTCCAACATTTCTTCGGCTTCAGATTTTCCTTCGCTAATTATTTTTTCCGCTTCTTCACTGGTTTCTTTGAGTTCTTCTTTCTTGATTTCCTCTATTTCTTCTCGAGCTTCTTTTTTGGCGTTTTTAGATATCTCTCTGGCCTCCATCTCGGCTTCTCTGACTATTTCTTCGGCTTTAGTTTGAGCGTCCTCTATTATTTCAAGAGCCTTTTTTTCAGCCTCTTTGATTTCCTCTAGTTTTTCTTTTTCCATTGAATAACCCTCTATTGTTTTTTGGTCCATCAGGCTTTAAGACCTAACACCATTTAAATCATTACTGATGGCCTAGATTCATAACGATGTGAATCAATTGTTCGGTTTTGTGTTACGATCGAGTTTTACGGTAATTGAAAGTCAACATATTATTCCTCATGTTCTACTTAGTTTTTAGTTTTATCCCATCTACAGGTTCCTTATTTTTTTGTTTTTTGTTTTTTATTTAGGTTTTAGAACATGAGAATTGAGTATATCATGTATATTGCGAGCATTAATACTATTAGGAATATTGCAAAGCTAACTCCCCGTCCGCTGTCTATGTCGTAGTTTTGTTGTTCTTCTTTTTGTGCGTTTATTGATTTTAGGATGGGTTCGAATATTTTTGTTGAGAAGTATCCGTTTACCGTTGTTCCTGTTAGGTTTACTATATTTGATGTCTTTGTTATTCCTTTAATTATTGAGTTATAAATATTGTTTACTGTAAACAATTTAGGCCAACTTCTTGTTTCAAGTTTAAGTATGTATGCTCC belongs to Methanonatronarchaeum sp. AMET-Sl and includes:
- the ahaH gene encoding ATP synthase archaeal subunit H, which produces MDQKTIEGYSMEKEKLEEIKEAEKKALEIIEDAQTKAEEIVREAEMEAREISKNAKKEAREEIEEIKKEELKETSEEAEKIISEGKSEAEEMLEKAKENTDKAEEEVFELLIGT
- a CDS encoding V-type ATP synthase subunit E family protein; the protein is MQMESGVQKLKKEIINKAEEEASELVSNAEERAENIKKNAQEKAEKNKQEIIDERREEIEQEKRSMMAEAKLKAKRSKLDVKEQLINEIIEDIKTSITNYSEQKKLELLQNLIKESFTEINTEKLIINANTKDLELIKENKNLIKEEIEETLNKQIEIEIGEKIDSAAGITATSQDKSITIDNTIEEIIRRKRGEIRQIVNRVCF